A window from Elusimicrobia bacterium HGW-Elusimicrobia-1 encodes these proteins:
- the tsaD gene encoding tRNA (adenosine(37)-N6)-threonylcarbamoyltransferase complex transferase subunit TsaD, with protein MIILAVETSCDETAAAVFRPPRSVLSNVVYSQKIHSRFGGVVPELASREHLERINGVIEEALAASKTEIDDVDAVAYTARPGLAGSLLVGRTAAETLAWLAGKKTAPADHIEGHALSAMLGRSDLAPPFLSLVVSGGHTDLIVVGKRGQFRYLGRTRDDAAGEAFDKVAKLLGLKYPGGPEVEKMAAAGNPSAVNFPRPFMRSTMDFSFSGIKTAVLYHLNKIPSYAAGKKLSRRITADICASFQAAVVETLVEKLIRAARDEGIKKIALGGGVALNKALRKSVLAASRSAGLEVFLPSPEYCSDNAAMIALAAYHRMRFG; from the coding sequence ATGATAATACTCGCCGTCGAGACCTCCTGCGATGAAACGGCCGCCGCGGTTTTTCGCCCGCCGCGCTCCGTTTTATCCAATGTGGTTTATTCGCAAAAAATACATTCGCGTTTCGGCGGGGTCGTTCCCGAACTTGCTTCGCGCGAACATTTGGAACGGATAAACGGTGTCATCGAAGAGGCGCTGGCCGCGTCCAAAACCGAGATCGACGATGTGGATGCGGTCGCTTACACCGCCCGCCCCGGCCTCGCAGGTTCACTTCTCGTAGGACGGACGGCCGCGGAAACGCTCGCGTGGCTCGCGGGCAAAAAAACCGCGCCGGCAGACCACATCGAAGGCCACGCGCTGTCGGCCATGCTTGGTCGCTCCGATTTGGCGCCGCCGTTTCTGTCACTGGTGGTATCGGGCGGTCACACAGACCTTATCGTCGTCGGCAAGCGGGGCCAGTTTCGTTATCTGGGACGCACCCGCGACGACGCCGCGGGGGAGGCCTTCGACAAAGTCGCAAAACTTCTTGGGCTGAAATATCCCGGCGGACCCGAAGTGGAAAAAATGGCCGCCGCAGGCAATCCGTCCGCGGTGAATTTTCCCAGGCCGTTTATGCGTTCCACGATGGATTTCAGCTTTTCGGGCATAAAAACCGCCGTTCTGTATCACTTAAATAAGATTCCTTCCTACGCGGCGGGAAAAAAGCTTTCGCGCCGGATTACGGCCGACATATGCGCGTCGTTTCAGGCCGCCGTCGTAGAAACTCTCGTCGAGAAACTTATCCGCGCCGCGCGCGACGAGGGCATTAAGAAAATCGCGCTCGGCGGCGGCGTTGCGCTTAATAAAGCGTTGAGAAAATCAGTTCTTGCCGCCTCTCGTTCCGCCGGTTTGGAAGTATTTTTACCGTCGCCGGAGTACTGCTCCGACAACGCCGCAATGATAGCTCTGGCGGCGTATCATAGGATGCGGTTTGGGTAG
- the lgt gene encoding prolipoprotein diacylglyceryl transferase, whose product MFPTILKAGFLSIRTYGVFLAAAFLLGMRLVVKKTARLGISDDESGKLFLWILPSGIVGARLLYVFIEGGFDAASPLDAFRIWEGGLHYFGGLAGAVAAVAAFSVRHRSFPMWKFADAAGPSLALGLAVGKIGCFFAGCCYGRECSLPWAVVFEHPDSLAIRGLPLHPVQLYEAAVYFLIFAAAESLYRFLPRDVDGESFWFAVFMLSFARFILETLRWEEARWLGVSSGGIAAAVAAIASIGCMVFLRIRARRTGATIGHVAH is encoded by the coding sequence ATGTTTCCCACTATTCTTAAAGCGGGTTTCCTTTCCATCCGGACTTACGGCGTATTTCTGGCCGCGGCCTTTCTTCTGGGTATGCGCCTTGTCGTAAAGAAAACGGCGCGTCTGGGAATTTCCGACGACGAATCCGGAAAATTATTTTTATGGATTCTGCCCTCGGGTATCGTCGGCGCGCGTTTGCTTTATGTTTTTATCGAAGGCGGTTTCGACGCCGCGTCGCCGCTGGACGCTTTCAGAATCTGGGAGGGGGGGCTTCATTATTTCGGAGGTCTTGCCGGAGCCGTGGCCGCCGTCGCCGCTTTTTCAGTGCGCCATCGCAGTTTTCCGATGTGGAAGTTTGCCGACGCCGCCGGGCCGTCGCTGGCTTTGGGGCTTGCCGTCGGTAAAATCGGATGTTTTTTCGCGGGTTGCTGCTACGGCAGAGAGTGTTCGCTGCCATGGGCGGTGGTTTTTGAGCATCCGGATTCGCTGGCGATACGGGGGCTGCCTCTTCATCCAGTTCAACTTTACGAAGCGGCGGTTTATTTCTTAATATTCGCGGCGGCGGAATCCCTGTACCGGTTTCTTCCCCGCGATGTCGACGGCGAATCGTTCTGGTTTGCGGTTTTTATGCTTTCGTTCGCAAGATTTATTCTTGAAACATTGAGATGGGAAGAAGCGCGGTGGCTGGGTGTTTCCTCCGGCGGTATCGCCGCTGCCGTCGCCGCGATTGCGTCCATAGGATGCATGGTGTTTCTTAGGATTCGCGCCCGCCGCACGGGCGCGACTATCGGACATGTTGCGCATTGA
- a CDS encoding RNA pseudouridine synthase, translated as MIKTIVVKARDGVKYTRLDALLATEFPEMSRSFFQKLIESRKVTVDGVCGKNRSRVVGGETVSWDEPPPVPALLAQDIPLDIIYEDDDIIGVNKPAGFVVHPACGHPHGTLANALSGLASSRGESWRPYLVHRLDKDTTGVMIAAKNERAKVKLSNQFKARTVAKTYIAVVKGVVSFGKAVIDAPLGRSASNRFVVEVGAGARKESLTEIEKIAETSTLSVFAARPKTGRTHQIRAHFAYIGHPILGDTLYGGAADGVSRPLLHALRIEFDHPVSGRRIKLRASVPPDMAKYVSGVKL; from the coding sequence GTGATAAAAACAATTGTCGTCAAAGCCCGCGATGGCGTAAAATATACCCGTCTTGACGCTTTGCTTGCCACGGAGTTTCCTGAAATGTCCCGCAGTTTTTTTCAGAAACTCATAGAGTCGCGAAAGGTTACCGTAGACGGTGTCTGCGGCAAAAACCGCTCGCGTGTCGTCGGCGGCGAAACCGTTTCATGGGACGAGCCGCCGCCTGTTCCGGCGTTATTGGCTCAGGACATTCCTCTCGACATAATTTACGAGGACGACGACATCATAGGCGTAAACAAGCCGGCCGGGTTTGTTGTGCATCCCGCCTGCGGACATCCCCACGGCACGCTTGCCAACGCTCTTAGCGGTCTTGCCTCGTCGCGCGGAGAGTCGTGGCGGCCGTATCTGGTTCACCGTCTGGACAAAGACACCACCGGAGTTATGATTGCGGCAAAAAACGAGCGGGCCAAGGTAAAACTCTCCAATCAATTTAAGGCGCGCACGGTAGCCAAAACTTATATAGCCGTAGTCAAGGGCGTTGTGTCGTTCGGCAAGGCCGTTATTGACGCGCCGCTGGGCCGCAGCGCGTCGAACCGGTTTGTCGTGGAGGTCGGCGCCGGCGCGCGCAAAGAGTCGCTGACCGAAATAGAAAAAATCGCGGAGACCTCGACGCTGAGCGTGTTCGCGGCGCGCCCGAAAACAGGCAGAACGCACCAGATAAGGGCGCATTTCGCCTACATAGGACATCCGATACTCGGCGACACACTTTATGGCGGCGCGGCCGACGGAGTGTCGCGCCCGCTGCTGCACGCATTGCGGATAGAGTTCGATCACCCCGTTTCCGGCCGCCGGATAAAGTTGCGCGCTTCCGTGCCGCCGGATATGGCAAAATATGTTTCGGGAGTAAAACTATGA
- a CDS encoding tRNA dihydrouridine synthase DusB — protein MKIGSVTLPNNLMLAPMAGITDSPFRRMSKAGGAGLVFTEMLSASALARDSRRTTGMLKFADEERPIAAQIFGSELAAVEKSADIIRSMGYDMLNINFGCPAKKIIKSRGGSALLKDLKSYENVIAASVRGSGGKMPVTVKIRPGLTPDDDRTEDYVRAAEAAGAEMIIIHGRFVSQIHSGDVNFAAIARAVAAVKIPVVANGGIVSELTAEEMLSKTGCAGLMIGRGAIGDFGIFRRILYYLENKEKLSAPSREERIAMYKEHARLSAEFHGERGGVIILRKLAAFYLKGLPGAKRTREAINKAESVRAFNDALDGIFEHQWSVDSE, from the coding sequence ATGAAAATCGGTTCCGTCACACTTCCCAATAATCTTATGCTCGCCCCGATGGCGGGTATAACGGATTCGCCTTTCCGGCGGATGTCGAAAGCCGGCGGCGCCGGACTGGTTTTTACGGAGATGCTTTCGGCCTCGGCTTTGGCCAGAGACAGCCGCCGCACTACGGGAATGCTGAAGTTTGCCGACGAGGAAAGACCCATAGCGGCCCAAATTTTCGGCTCGGAACTTGCCGCCGTCGAAAAATCCGCCGACATCATCCGTTCGATGGGTTACGATATGCTCAATATAAATTTCGGATGTCCCGCCAAAAAAATAATCAAATCGCGCGGCGGTTCGGCTCTCCTGAAAGACCTTAAATCTTACGAAAATGTGATTGCCGCCTCCGTGCGCGGCTCCGGCGGAAAAATGCCTGTGACGGTGAAAATCCGCCCCGGGCTTACCCCCGACGACGACCGCACCGAAGATTACGTCCGCGCCGCGGAAGCCGCCGGCGCCGAGATGATAATTATCCACGGCCGGTTCGTTTCGCAGATTCATTCCGGCGACGTAAACTTTGCCGCCATTGCGCGCGCCGTGGCGGCCGTTAAAATTCCGGTCGTGGCCAACGGCGGGATAGTATCCGAGTTAACTGCGGAGGAAATGCTCTCTAAAACCGGCTGCGCCGGACTTATGATAGGCCGCGGGGCCATAGGCGATTTCGGTATTTTCCGTCGGATTTTGTATTATCTGGAAAACAAAGAAAAACTTTCCGCGCCGTCGCGCGAGGAGCGAATCGCGATGTATAAAGAGCACGCGCGGCTGTCGGCCGAATTTCACGGCGAGCGGGGCGGAGTTATAATCTTAAGAAAGCTCGCCGCGTTTTATCTTAAAGGACTGCCCGGCGCCAAGAGAACCCGTGAGGCGATAAATAAAGCCGAAAGTGTGCGGGCCTTCAACGACGCGCTCGACGGTATATTTGAGCATCAGTGGTCAGTGGATAGTGAATAG
- a CDS encoding 1-(5-phosphoribosyl)-5-amino-4-imidazole-carboxylate carboxylase, with protein MKLPDKSLSFACPDVNRFARQGIPEAVYCPGKTVAQIAAIVRAFAAGGRCAAPVILTRADGKIFRAVRGVIPSARWHEAARMVTAFPRRVPAGGAYAAIVTAGTTDIPVAEEAAVTAETLGAAVRRAYDVGVAGVHRVIEKRGLIEGASAVIVCAGMEGALPSVVGGLARSPVIGVPTSVGYGANFGGLAALLAMLNSCAPNVCVVNIDDGFGAGVIVSLIAAKNVNGRK; from the coding sequence ATGAAGCTGCCTGATAAATCTCTCTCTTTCGCCTGTCCCGATGTCAACCGCTTCGCGCGACAGGGAATTCCCGAGGCGGTTTACTGCCCGGGGAAGACCGTCGCGCAGATAGCCGCGATAGTCCGCGCGTTTGCGGCCGGAGGCCGCTGTGCGGCTCCCGTTATTTTGACGCGCGCCGACGGAAAAATTTTCCGAGCCGTCCGAGGCGTTATCCCATCGGCCCGATGGCACGAAGCCGCGCGGATGGTCACCGCGTTCCCGCGCCGCGTTCCCGCCGGCGGCGCCTACGCGGCGATAGTCACCGCCGGAACCACCGACATCCCCGTCGCCGAGGAAGCCGCCGTCACCGCCGAGACACTCGGCGCCGCCGTTCGGCGCGCCTACGACGTCGGCGTGGCGGGAGTGCACCGCGTAATCGAAAAGCGAGGCCTTATAGAAGGCGCCTCCGCCGTAATTGTTTGCGCCGGCATGGAAGGCGCATTGCCGTCGGTCGTGGGAGGTCTCGCCCGCTCGCCGGTTATAGGCGTGCCGACATCCGTCGGCTACGGCGCGAACTTCGGCGGCCTCGCGGCTCTTTTGGCTATGCTTAATTCCTGCGCCCCGAACGTCTGCGTGGTCAACATTGACGACGGCTTCGGCGCGGGGGTTATCGTGTCGCTTATTGCGGCCAAAAATGTAAATGGCAGAAAATAA
- a CDS encoding peptidase S41 — MNKKITIALCAAAFLGAVLSSPRARQPLASASAKIDQTYEQLRLLVDIMTIVRENYVEEKENKDLVTSAIKGMVRDLDPFSQFLEPREYKDMKTETEGQFGGLGIRISVRDNWLTVVTPIPGTPAYKLGILPGDKIIKIEKESTQGMSVNDAVGKLRGTPGTKVTITIAREGEKEPVDYTITRDVIKIDSIRHKTLKGDYGYIKINEFSASTDKDLKKALAELTKQNVKYLVLDLRNNPGGLLDVAVDTVKEFLPSDKLVVYTKGRRPHMNREYKTGVNSDYVKLPMAVLINKGSASGSEIFAGALQDHKRAIIVGMESFGKASVQSVFPMTDGNALRLTTAKYYTPSGKLIHRDEKTQEGGIKPDVVVEVSRDTEVKLQSQSEEIYPPGKEPESAVKDKERVEDVALSRAMELLKVSDILAR; from the coding sequence ATGAATAAGAAAATCACGATTGCACTTTGCGCCGCGGCGTTTTTGGGCGCGGTTTTAAGTTCGCCGCGCGCAAGACAGCCGCTGGCGTCGGCCTCGGCGAAAATCGACCAAACCTACGAGCAACTCCGTCTTCTCGTCGATATAATGACGATAGTCCGCGAGAATTATGTCGAAGAAAAAGAAAACAAAGATCTGGTAACCTCCGCCATAAAGGGAATGGTGCGCGACCTCGATCCGTTCTCGCAATTTCTGGAGCCCCGGGAATACAAGGATATGAAAACGGAGACGGAGGGGCAGTTCGGCGGCCTGGGCATAAGAATTTCGGTGCGCGACAACTGGCTCACCGTCGTCACGCCTATTCCCGGAACACCCGCATACAAGCTCGGAATTCTGCCGGGCGACAAGATAATAAAAATCGAGAAAGAATCCACTCAGGGGATGTCCGTCAACGACGCCGTTGGCAAACTCCGCGGAACTCCGGGAACAAAGGTGACTATAACCATTGCCAGGGAAGGGGAAAAAGAGCCGGTCGATTACACCATCACGCGCGACGTGATAAAAATAGATTCGATTCGCCATAAGACGCTGAAAGGGGATTACGGGTACATAAAAATCAACGAGTTTTCGGCCAGCACCGATAAGGATTTGAAGAAAGCGCTTGCCGAGCTCACGAAGCAAAACGTTAAATATCTCGTGCTGGACTTAAGAAATAATCCCGGCGGGCTGCTCGACGTGGCCGTGGACACGGTAAAAGAATTTTTGCCGTCGGACAAACTTGTGGTTTATACCAAGGGGCGCCGGCCGCACATGAACAGAGAATATAAAACGGGCGTCAATTCCGATTATGTCAAACTCCCCATGGCCGTGCTTATCAACAAGGGCTCGGCGTCCGGATCGGAGATATTCGCCGGAGCTCTGCAAGACCATAAGCGCGCCATAATTGTCGGTATGGAAAGTTTCGGCAAGGCGTCGGTTCAGTCAGTGTTTCCTATGACCGACGGCAACGCGCTCCGCCTCACGACGGCCAAATACTATACGCCGTCGGGCAAACTTATACACCGCGACGAAAAAACCCAAGAAGGCGGCATAAAACCGGACGTAGTCGTGGAGGTTTCGCGCGATACCGAGGTTAAACTTCAGTCGCAATCGGAAGAAATTTATCCTCCCGGCAAAGAGCCGGAATCCGCCGTTAAGGACAAGGAGCGAGTGGAAGACGTCGCGCTGTCGCGCGCGATGGAACTTCTTAAAGTGTCGGACATACTCGCAAGGTAG